The Akkermansia muciniphila genome contains a region encoding:
- a CDS encoding AAA family ATPase: MNTYLKFNGYKCFSGDDGYAEGFEIIKSINIIIGANNSGKSRLIDFIESLHKNGSDKKLKNLKIYRKFYRGKNDIDHLFPGWSGGWVDYCRQLLPQTYEAIYSHEGRIISFDGTEELIKDTLARRYSWKEEEIDKAVLEVKKKLSESSDFFPNRRDLWPSDNFFKRIDAERDIKRERSGICEDGSIIPPKLLSNGTGATDIIHRFLHLSDEKYPRFIITDYLLDAVNEIFRPTGLQFTEIYPQLDKDNYWEIYLGQKDKNLIPLSDSGSGIKTILLVLLNLIAIPCLEQNLEKDLSSYTFAFEELENNLHPTLLRSLLVYIEKMALSKNATFFLTTHSSIVLDIFNGNDSAQIIHVWNDGKQSTVRTVSKYMDNIEVINNLGAKPSDLLQANGIIWLEGPSDRIYINKWIELMSDGELKESRHYQCAFYGGALLSHSNFNDPNIKDDERVKMLKINYNAILVGDGDRFKGGPQIIKNRLLKAKEELESMGGIVWVTEAKEIENYIPGSILSKIFRKDGLPSPSKNEPFSKVKTSRNRVIGYLQKHVKGFAEKNDFDKIDLAEKVIELMSQDNMSGRFDWFDEMERICSRIRKWNSLPNLGTPILKID, encoded by the coding sequence ATGAATACGTATTTAAAATTTAATGGATACAAGTGTTTTTCAGGTGATGATGGATATGCAGAAGGATTTGAAATTATAAAATCTATCAATATTATTATTGGAGCGAATAATTCAGGAAAATCTAGACTTATAGATTTCATTGAATCTCTACATAAAAATGGCAGTGATAAAAAATTAAAAAATTTGAAAATTTATAGGAAATTTTATAGGGGGAAAAATGATATAGACCATCTTTTTCCTGGTTGGTCCGGAGGATGGGTAGATTATTGTAGACAACTTTTACCTCAGACTTATGAGGCAATTTATTCACATGAAGGGAGAATAATAAGTTTTGATGGAACAGAAGAATTAATAAAGGATACTCTGGCCAGAAGATATTCTTGGAAAGAAGAGGAAATAGATAAAGCTGTTTTAGAAGTGAAAAAAAAATTGAGTGAATCTTCCGATTTTTTTCCAAATCGAAGAGATTTATGGCCCAGTGATAATTTTTTTAAAAGGATAGATGCTGAGAGAGATATAAAAAGAGAAAGGTCGGGTATTTGTGAAGATGGCTCAATAATTCCTCCCAAGTTGTTAAGTAATGGAACCGGGGCTACTGATATAATTCATAGATTTTTGCATCTTTCGGATGAAAAGTATCCAAGATTTATAATAACAGATTACTTATTAGATGCTGTAAATGAAATATTTCGACCTACAGGGTTGCAGTTTACAGAAATTTATCCTCAGCTCGACAAAGACAATTATTGGGAAATTTACCTTGGCCAAAAAGATAAAAATTTAATTCCTTTATCCGATTCTGGAAGTGGAATTAAAACTATTTTATTGGTTTTATTAAATTTAATTGCAATTCCTTGTTTAGAACAAAATTTAGAGAAAGATCTTTCTTCGTATACATTTGCTTTTGAAGAATTGGAAAATAATTTACATCCTACTTTATTAAGAAGTTTGTTGGTATACATAGAGAAGATGGCTTTATCTAAAAACGCTACTTTTTTCTTAACTACTCATTCTAGTATTGTTTTAGATATTTTTAATGGAAACGATTCAGCTCAAATTATCCATGTTTGGAATGACGGTAAACAATCTACAGTACGAACGGTTTCTAAATATATGGATAATATTGAAGTCATTAATAATTTAGGAGCAAAGCCATCAGATTTATTACAAGCAAATGGTATTATATGGTTGGAAGGACCATCTGATAGAATTTATATTAATAAATGGATAGAATTAATGAGTGATGGAGAACTTAAAGAATCGAGACATTATCAATGTGCATTTTATGGAGGAGCTCTTTTATCTCATAGTAATTTTAATGATCCTAATATAAAAGATGATGAAAGAGTAAAAATGTTAAAAATAAATTATAATGCCATTCTGGTAGGAGATGGCGATAGATTTAAAGGTGGTCCCCAAATTATTAAAAATAGATTGTTGAAAGCTAAGGAAGAATTGGAATCTATGGGAGGTATAGTTTGGGTTACAGAGGCGAAAGAAATTGAAAATTATATTCCTGGTTCAATTCTCTCTAAAATTTTTAGAAAAGATGGTCTTCCGAGCCCAAGTAAAAATGAACCGTTTTCAAAAGTTAAGACATCACGAAACAGAGTTATAGGTTATTTGCAAAAGCATGTGAAAGGGTTTGCTGAAAAAAATGATTTTGATAAAATTGATCTTGCAGAAAAAGTTATTGAATTAATGAGTCAAGATAATATGTCAGGTCGTTTTGATTGGTTTGACGAGATGGAAAGAATTTGTTCAAGAATAAGGAAATGGAATTCTCTACCTAATTTAGGTACCCCAATACTTAAAATAGATTAA
- the ruvC gene encoding crossover junction endodeoxyribonuclease RuvC, which yields MRILAIDPAIRNTGYAVVEGDHRRACALDYGTLSIPRSVSQSGCLLAIKQHLGNLIDKWEPDEMAVERIIYVQSHQTAITMGAAKAAVVIAAAEAGLRIMEYSPKSVKLSVVGRGAAQKAQVAFMVRALLELRETPESDAADALAIGLTHLYSADPLKAHMMERKYI from the coding sequence ATGCGCATCCTTGCCATAGACCCGGCCATCCGCAACACGGGTTATGCCGTGGTGGAGGGAGACCATCGCCGGGCATGCGCGCTGGACTACGGCACGCTCTCCATTCCCCGTAGCGTGTCGCAATCAGGTTGCCTGCTCGCCATCAAACAGCATCTGGGCAACCTCATTGACAAATGGGAGCCGGATGAAATGGCGGTGGAACGCATCATCTACGTCCAGTCCCACCAGACGGCCATCACCATGGGAGCGGCCAAGGCGGCCGTGGTCATTGCCGCGGCGGAAGCCGGACTGCGCATCATGGAATACTCCCCTAAAAGCGTGAAACTCTCCGTCGTAGGGCGGGGGGCCGCTCAAAAAGCACAGGTCGCCTTCATGGTGCGGGCCCTGTTGGAACTCCGGGAAACGCCGGAATCCGATGCCGCCGATGCCCTGGCAATCGGCCTAACCCACCTCTACTCTGCGGACCCCTTGAAGGCCCACATGATGGAGAGGAAATACATTTAA
- the meaB gene encoding methylmalonyl Co-A mutase-associated GTPase MeaB, producing the protein MSSTKLIRPHRPSVEELAQGVLAGNRALLGRAITLIESNAARDQEASRQLISKLLPHSGKAVRIGITGVPGAGKSSFIEAFGTYLCKKGFKVAVLAIDPSSSVSRGSIMGDKTRMEELSGEENAFIRPSPSGGSLGGVARKTRETMIACEAAGFDIILIETVGVGQSETTVRSMVDIFMLLLITGAGDDLQGIKRGIMELADILVVTKDDGDNRQRAAAHCQELKMVLHYLQSPTPGWTPSVLTCSSLEGRGLDTIEETLFRFRDSMKESGFWYNRRRNQSLSWVQALVHEALLTAFEQHPAVASRMPVLENMVAGDKMDPVSAAHDLLSHFTYPVPGH; encoded by the coding sequence ATGAGCAGCACTAAATTGATACGTCCGCACCGCCCCTCTGTAGAAGAACTGGCCCAGGGAGTCCTGGCCGGAAACCGCGCCCTGCTGGGGAGGGCCATCACCCTGATAGAAAGCAATGCAGCCCGGGACCAGGAAGCGTCCCGGCAGCTCATCTCCAAACTGCTGCCCCACTCCGGCAAAGCCGTCCGCATCGGCATCACGGGCGTTCCGGGCGCGGGCAAATCCTCCTTCATTGAAGCCTTCGGCACCTACCTGTGCAAAAAAGGCTTCAAGGTGGCCGTGCTGGCCATTGACCCGTCCTCTTCCGTCTCCCGGGGCTCCATTATGGGGGACAAAACCCGCATGGAGGAACTCTCCGGGGAGGAAAACGCCTTCATCCGCCCTTCCCCCTCCGGCGGCTCCCTGGGCGGCGTAGCCCGGAAAACGCGTGAAACCATGATCGCGTGCGAGGCCGCGGGCTTTGACATCATCCTCATTGAAACCGTCGGCGTCGGACAGTCGGAAACCACGGTGCGCTCCATGGTTGACATCTTCATGCTCCTGCTCATCACCGGCGCCGGAGACGACCTGCAGGGCATCAAGCGCGGCATCATGGAGCTGGCGGACATCCTGGTGGTCACCAAGGATGACGGCGACAACCGCCAGCGGGCGGCCGCCCACTGCCAGGAACTGAAAATGGTGCTCCACTACCTGCAAAGCCCCACCCCCGGCTGGACGCCCTCCGTCCTCACCTGCTCCTCCCTGGAAGGGCGCGGACTGGATACCATTGAAGAAACGCTCTTCCGCTTCCGGGACAGCATGAAGGAATCCGGATTCTGGTACAACCGCCGCCGGAACCAGTCCCTCTCATGGGTTCAGGCCCTGGTGCATGAAGCCCTGCTCACCGCCTTTGAACAGCATCCTGCCGTGGCGTCACGCATGCCCGTGCTGGAAAACATGGTGGCGGGAGACAAGATGGACCCCGTCTCCGCCGCGCACGACCTGTTGAGCCACTTCACCTATCCTGTGCCCGGACATTGA
- a CDS encoding alkyl sulfatase dimerization domain-containing protein: MKTTINYFPSILLAMLVWGGPGANGAEEPKKATSHTIEYNKNFLRAHGLDEHDQQDFQNAEKGFIATLKDPEIKNKEGRTVFDISSFDFTKDKPAPDTVNPSLWRVSQLNAKSGLFKVMDGVYQIRGFDLSNMTIIEGKEGLIIIDPLISEETAKAGLDLYYQEVEQPKAGKRPVKAVVYSHSHVDHFGGVKGVASEQDVKSGKTQILAPEGFLKEAVSENVYAGNAMGRRSTYMYAAPFNKGPEGTVGSGLGTASSSGTVTVIPPTDTITKTGETRTIDGVEMEFMMAPGTEAPSEMLMYLPQFKALCSAEDATHTMHNLYTLRGAKVRDASNWWKALDEAIQRYGDKTEVLFAQHHWPRWGKERINQFLAKERNGYKYMHDQTLNLINKGYTPVEIAEMIKLPPEIDKQWYFRGYYGTLNHNAKAIYQRYMGWYDGNPANLYALPPVEAARRYVELAGGADKMIDNAQKAFDKGDYRWTAEVLKHVVFADPQNSKARNLAADALEQLGYQAESGPWRNEFLVGAYELRNGLLKNPLNLVSTDILSNLTPEMLFDYMGISMNSEKSKGKKLAFNWIDQNGKPYGFWLEDEVLMYREGKPVEHPDAVITGDKLNFTLVAMQAVPLKEALDKGMIKIEGNADKFQELIGCMDKFNGNFNIIEP, from the coding sequence ATGAAAACAACAATAAATTATTTTCCGTCCATATTGCTGGCAATGCTTGTATGGGGAGGTCCGGGCGCCAATGGCGCAGAGGAGCCCAAAAAGGCGACAAGCCACACTATTGAATATAACAAGAACTTTCTCCGCGCCCATGGCCTGGATGAACATGACCAACAGGACTTTCAGAATGCGGAAAAGGGATTTATAGCAACCCTCAAGGATCCGGAAATTAAAAACAAGGAAGGGAGGACGGTCTTTGACATCTCTTCCTTTGACTTTACCAAGGATAAACCGGCCCCTGACACGGTGAACCCGAGTTTATGGCGCGTCTCCCAGCTCAATGCCAAAAGCGGGCTGTTCAAGGTCATGGACGGCGTATACCAGATTCGCGGGTTCGATCTTTCAAACATGACTATTATTGAAGGGAAGGAAGGCCTCATTATCATTGATCCTCTCATTTCAGAAGAAACCGCAAAAGCGGGACTTGACCTCTACTATCAGGAAGTGGAGCAGCCGAAGGCAGGAAAACGCCCGGTCAAGGCAGTTGTATATTCGCACTCCCATGTGGACCACTTTGGAGGAGTCAAGGGAGTGGCATCCGAGCAGGACGTCAAATCCGGTAAAACGCAGATACTGGCGCCGGAAGGATTCCTGAAAGAAGCCGTTTCCGAAAACGTTTATGCGGGCAACGCCATGGGGAGGCGCTCTACGTACATGTATGCGGCGCCCTTTAATAAAGGGCCGGAAGGTACCGTAGGCTCCGGCCTGGGAACCGCCAGCTCCAGCGGAACCGTTACAGTCATTCCGCCCACTGATACCATCACCAAAACAGGTGAAACACGCACCATAGACGGAGTGGAAATGGAATTCATGATGGCTCCCGGGACGGAAGCTCCCTCTGAAATGCTGATGTACCTCCCTCAATTCAAGGCGCTTTGCAGCGCGGAGGACGCTACCCATACCATGCATAACCTTTACACTCTGAGAGGAGCCAAGGTGCGGGACGCAAGCAACTGGTGGAAGGCGCTTGATGAAGCCATTCAGCGTTACGGAGACAAAACGGAAGTTTTGTTTGCGCAGCACCACTGGCCCAGATGGGGAAAAGAACGCATCAACCAGTTCCTGGCCAAGGAACGCAACGGCTACAAATACATGCACGACCAGACGTTGAATCTGATTAATAAAGGGTACACGCCTGTAGAAATTGCGGAAATGATCAAGCTGCCGCCGGAAATAGACAAGCAATGGTACTTCCGGGGCTATTACGGCACGCTGAACCACAACGCCAAAGCCATCTACCAACGGTACATGGGCTGGTATGACGGCAATCCGGCAAACCTGTATGCCCTGCCGCCCGTGGAAGCGGCCAGGCGCTATGTGGAACTGGCGGGAGGGGCCGACAAGATGATAGACAACGCCCAAAAAGCCTTTGACAAGGGAGACTACCGCTGGACGGCCGAGGTGTTAAAGCACGTGGTTTTTGCCGATCCGCAAAACAGCAAGGCAAGAAATCTGGCGGCGGACGCTCTTGAACAGCTTGGCTATCAGGCTGAATCGGGGCCCTGGCGCAATGAATTTCTCGTAGGTGCCTACGAACTGAGAAACGGACTGCTTAAAAACCCCCTGAACCTGGTATCGACGGACATTCTGTCCAACCTGACGCCGGAAATGCTGTTTGACTACATGGGCATCAGCATGAACAGCGAGAAATCCAAAGGGAAGAAACTGGCATTCAACTGGATAGATCAAAACGGAAAACCATACGGCTTCTGGCTTGAGGATGAAGTATTAATGTACCGCGAAGGAAAACCGGTGGAGCACCCTGACGCAGTGATTACCGGAGACAAGCTCAACTTCACCCTCGTTGCCATGCAGGCCGTGCCCTTGAAGGAAGCCCTGGACAAAGGCATGATCAAGATCGAAGGCAATGCGGACAAATTCCAGGAGCTGATCGGATGCATGGACAAGTTCAATGGGAACTTCAACATCATAGAACCGTAA
- a CDS encoding NUDIX domain-containing protein translates to MERLYRPNVAGLMVRKDGKLLVCERSRQKGAWQFPQGGIDPGETALEAVKREVREEVGFLPSQYDIAESRGGYRYDYPPEVLDYVREKRQQPFVGQEQEYFLCRLHADAPEPSLDHREFCAYRWIAPAEFKLEWLPEFKKEVYARVLADFFNVRAQDR, encoded by the coding sequence ATGGAAAGATTGTATCGTCCCAATGTGGCGGGGTTGATGGTCCGGAAGGACGGAAAGCTGCTGGTTTGCGAACGGTCCAGGCAGAAAGGGGCCTGGCAGTTTCCGCAGGGGGGAATTGATCCGGGGGAAACTGCCTTGGAGGCCGTAAAGAGGGAAGTACGGGAGGAGGTGGGGTTTCTGCCGTCCCAGTATGATATTGCAGAGTCCCGGGGAGGGTATCGTTACGATTATCCGCCGGAGGTGCTGGATTACGTCCGCGAGAAGCGGCAGCAGCCTTTTGTGGGCCAGGAGCAGGAGTATTTCCTGTGCCGTCTGCATGCGGACGCTCCGGAGCCCAGCCTGGACCACCGCGAGTTTTGCGCTTACAGGTGGATAGCTCCCGCCGAGTTCAAGCTGGAGTGGCTGCCGGAGTTCAAGAAGGAGGTGTACGCCAGGGTGCTGGCGGATTTCTTCAATGTCCGGGCACAGGATAGGTGA
- a CDS encoding beta-N-acetylhexosaminidase, which translates to MISYFSKKTPPMLKLLNILACAALSVHLAAARQAAYSVIPEPAGTDLAQGTARTLKLLSDKAAPSLGRDAYQLTVTPQGAHLSSGGREGRIYGLVTLQQLRDQLAAHPEGIPCGVIRDKPRYPWRGLMVDPARHFIPIKDLKKFVDLMAYYKFNKLQLHLTDDQGWRLPVPGYPKLKSISSKRAESFGNGTPHEGMYTKQELKDLVAYCAARGIEVIPEIDMPGHNQALAAAYPEFFCFPDPDTKVRTTGGVTLYLVCPHKPEIWKFYAAVFDELKDIFPSPIVHLGGDEAPLEKTWEKCPLSVKYRQQKGMKDVHEELKEFEAKMASMLAARGKRVQLWYEKPWAQANIYRKGDTVFTWRMGLTPSTITETKKQGLPLIIAAGEHCYLDYPQIPGQDNRGWMPTTTLEQSYKLDPAYGRPEKEVDHVIGVQATMWAEQLPTLNHLLYRTYPRACAIAEAGWSPMNVRSWENFQRKLEDHRQFILKRFNYDMERTKENEPPFK; encoded by the coding sequence ATGATAAGCTATTTTTCGAAAAAGACGCCCCCGATGCTTAAACTGCTCAACATTCTGGCCTGCGCGGCGCTCTCCGTACACCTGGCAGCCGCCCGGCAGGCGGCATACAGCGTGATTCCGGAACCCGCCGGGACCGACCTCGCCCAGGGAACGGCCAGGACGCTCAAGCTCCTTTCCGACAAGGCCGCCCCCTCCCTGGGCAGGGACGCCTACCAGCTCACCGTCACCCCGCAGGGCGCGCACCTCTCTTCCGGCGGCAGGGAGGGCCGGATTTACGGACTCGTCACACTCCAGCAGCTCCGGGACCAGCTTGCCGCACACCCGGAGGGCATCCCCTGCGGCGTCATCAGGGACAAGCCCCGCTACCCGTGGCGCGGCCTGATGGTGGACCCGGCCCGCCATTTCATTCCCATAAAGGACCTGAAGAAATTCGTGGACCTGATGGCCTACTACAAATTCAACAAGCTCCAGCTCCACCTGACGGATGACCAGGGCTGGCGGCTGCCCGTGCCCGGCTACCCCAAGCTGAAAAGTATCTCCTCCAAGCGGGCGGAAAGCTTCGGCAACGGCACTCCCCATGAAGGGATGTACACCAAGCAGGAGCTGAAAGACCTGGTGGCCTACTGCGCGGCACGCGGCATTGAAGTGATTCCTGAAATAGACATGCCGGGACACAACCAGGCGCTGGCCGCCGCGTATCCGGAATTCTTCTGCTTCCCGGACCCGGACACCAAGGTCCGCACCACGGGAGGGGTTACCCTGTACCTGGTGTGCCCTCATAAACCGGAAATCTGGAAATTCTACGCCGCCGTCTTTGACGAGCTCAAGGACATCTTCCCCTCCCCCATCGTCCACCTGGGCGGCGATGAAGCCCCTCTGGAAAAAACCTGGGAAAAATGCCCCCTCAGCGTCAAATACCGCCAGCAGAAGGGAATGAAGGACGTCCACGAGGAACTGAAGGAATTTGAAGCGAAAATGGCCTCCATGCTGGCCGCCAGGGGCAAACGCGTGCAGCTATGGTATGAAAAGCCGTGGGCGCAGGCCAACATCTACCGCAAGGGAGACACCGTCTTCACCTGGCGCATGGGCCTGACCCCCTCCACCATTACGGAAACGAAGAAGCAGGGCCTTCCCCTCATCATCGCCGCCGGGGAGCACTGCTACCTGGACTATCCGCAAATTCCCGGTCAGGACAACCGGGGGTGGATGCCCACCACCACGCTGGAACAAAGCTACAAGCTGGACCCCGCCTACGGCAGGCCGGAAAAGGAAGTGGACCACGTCATCGGCGTTCAGGCCACCATGTGGGCGGAGCAGCTCCCCACCCTGAACCACCTGCTTTACCGCACCTACCCGCGCGCCTGCGCCATTGCGGAAGCGGGCTGGTCACCGATGAACGTGCGGTCCTGGGAAAACTTCCAGCGCAAGCTGGAGGACCACCGCCAGTTCATCCTCAAACGCTTCAACTACGACATGGAGCGCACGAAGGAAAACGAACCCCCTTTCAAATAA